The proteins below are encoded in one region of Deltaproteobacteria bacterium:
- a CDS encoding sigma-54-dependent Fis family transcriptional regulator, whose amino-acid sequence MTGVKVLIVDDEAVIRRGLCRVLEGRGYQVEASESGFGAIEKLQKAPFHIVITDLKMPGMDGIEVLKAIKILQPDVPVIIITGYSTVDTAVEAMKNGAFDYISKPFTPEQIIEMVEKALEQRTVQMQRAHPEVGLNLNGFEVFVGESEAMQKVYTRIKQVAPTDSTVLITGQSGTGKELVARAIQKNSMRCNKPFVAVDCTSLVENLLESELFGHVKGSFTGAVQTKTGLFKVADGGTLFLDEISNISLATQGKLLRVLQEFEITPIGGTEPIPIDIRLITATNRDLDELVNEGLFRKDLFFRLNIIPIHLPPLVDRKGDLTLLVSHFLKKFSAEIGKDIHGMSPAAMSILTRHPFTGNVRELENIIERAIVLTNSKLIQPEDLEIQPTIDGPPEFITEPVPHSAESLKEAKRQVREEAVGPVERAFLLHALERNNWNVTRAARDVGMLRPNFQAMLRKQGISVRDHSGK is encoded by the coding sequence ATGACGGGTGTAAAGGTTCTCATCGTCGACGATGAAGCGGTGATCAGGAGGGGGCTCTGCCGGGTCCTGGAGGGAAGGGGCTATCAGGTGGAGGCATCCGAAAGCGGTTTTGGGGCCATAGAAAAGCTCCAGAAAGCGCCATTTCACATCGTCATCACGGACCTTAAAATGCCGGGAATGGATGGTATCGAGGTCCTGAAGGCCATCAAAATCCTGCAGCCGGATGTGCCGGTTATTATCATCACCGGGTATTCCACCGTGGATACCGCCGTGGAGGCCATGAAAAACGGGGCTTTCGATTATATCTCAAAACCCTTTACACCCGAACAGATCATCGAGATGGTCGAAAAGGCGCTGGAACAGCGAACCGTTCAGATGCAGCGGGCCCATCCCGAGGTGGGGCTTAACCTGAACGGGTTCGAGGTCTTTGTCGGTGAGAGCGAAGCGATGCAGAAAGTGTACACCAGGATCAAGCAGGTCGCTCCCACCGACAGTACGGTTCTTATCACGGGTCAGAGTGGAACCGGGAAGGAACTGGTTGCCAGAGCCATTCAAAAAAACAGCATGCGCTGCAATAAGCCCTTTGTCGCTGTCGATTGCACATCCCTTGTGGAGAACCTTCTGGAGAGCGAGCTGTTCGGCCATGTCAAGGGCTCCTTCACCGGGGCGGTACAGACTAAAACGGGTCTGTTCAAGGTCGCCGACGGAGGAACCCTGTTTCTCGATGAGATCTCCAACATCAGTCTGGCCACCCAGGGCAAACTATTACGGGTCCTCCAGGAGTTTGAAATAACCCCCATCGGGGGGACCGAGCCGATCCCCATTGACATCCGTCTCATAACCGCCACCAACAGGGATCTGGATGAGCTGGTCAATGAGGGGCTTTTCCGAAAGGACCTCTTCTTCAGGCTGAATATCATCCCTATCCACCTTCCTCCGTTGGTTGATCGAAAAGGGGATCTTACCCTTCTCGTCAGCCATTTCCTGAAAAAATTCTCCGCGGAGATCGGCAAGGACATTCACGGGATGTCACCAGCCGCGATGTCCATCCTGACGCGGCATCCTTTCACCGGAAATGTCAGGGAGCTGGAAAATATTATCGAAAGAGCTATCGTCCTCACCAACAGCAAGCTTATCCAACCTGAGGACCTGGAGATTCAGCCCACCATCGACGGTCCTCCTGAATTTATCACCGAACCCGTTCCCCATAGCGCAGAGAGCCTGAAAGAGGCCAAGAGACAGGTCAGGGAAGAAGCGGTCGGGCCCGTTGAACGCGCCTTCCTTCTCCATGCCCTTGAGCGGAACAACTGGAACGTCACCCGGGCCGCGAGGGATGTGGGGATGTTGAGGCCCAACTTTCAGGCAATGTTGAGAAAACAGGGTATTTCCGTGAGAGATCATTCTGGGAAGTAG
- a CDS encoding 4Fe-4S dicluster domain-containing protein — MSRRRFLKATIAGGALALYSTKSALGMAEFGGYPEGMGVLVDLTRCVGCRTCEAACNREQGLPEPDLPFDDPSVFDQTFHGGTQKRRTDEGAYTVVNRYETKGSGGPVYRKIQCNHCNEPACLTSCFVNAYTKTKEGAVIYNQDLCVGCRNCMIACPFRIPAFSYSSAFEPRIWKCIFCYDTRLKYGKPPACVDACPFGTLSFGHRKTLIKIAHERIRSEPEKYVDHVYGETEVGGTSWMYLSGVSFDQVGFDSTLQHYPILDNAKSFLSTVPMILAIWPALFMGFHLLATGGKGEMEDKESQNGEEGRGE, encoded by the coding sequence ATTAGCCGGAGAAGATTCCTCAAGGCGACCATCGCCGGCGGTGCCCTGGCCTTGTACTCCACCAAAAGCGCCCTGGGCATGGCTGAGTTCGGGGGTTACCCGGAGGGGATGGGGGTACTGGTGGACCTGACACGCTGCGTCGGCTGCCGGACCTGCGAGGCGGCGTGCAACAGGGAACAGGGCCTTCCCGAGCCCGACCTTCCCTTCGACGATCCCTCGGTTTTCGACCAGACCTTCCACGGCGGTACACAGAAGCGCAGGACTGATGAGGGCGCCTATACGGTCGTCAACCGGTATGAAACGAAGGGATCGGGCGGACCGGTCTATCGGAAGATCCAGTGCAACCATTGCAACGAACCGGCCTGTCTGACCTCATGCTTCGTTAACGCCTACACGAAGACAAAAGAGGGAGCGGTCATCTACAACCAGGATCTCTGCGTTGGATGCAGAAACTGCATGATCGCCTGTCCCTTCCGAATCCCGGCATTCTCCTACTCCAGTGCTTTCGAACCCAGGATATGGAAATGTATTTTCTGCTACGACACCCGTCTGAAATATGGAAAGCCGCCCGCCTGCGTGGATGCGTGCCCCTTTGGGACCCTTTCTTTCGGTCACCGGAAGACCCTCATAAAGATCGCCCATGAACGGATTCGGTCGGAACCCGAGAAGTATGTGGACCATGTGTACGGAGAAACGGAGGTTGGTGGTACGTCATGGATGTATCTGTCCGGCGTTTCCTTCGATCAGGTAGGTTTCGACAGCACCCTTCAGCACTATCCGATCCTGGACAACGCAAAGAGTTTCCTTTCCACCGTGCCGATGATCCTGGCCATCTGGCCTGCCCTGTTTATGGGGTTTCACCTCCTGGCGACCGGGGGAAAGGGAGAGATGGAGGATAAAGAGTCTCAGAATGGGGAGGAGGGCCGCGGAGAATGA
- a CDS encoding menaquinol oxidoreductase, whose translation MARTGTKSSLGSGRGVPNPDLRRREILDRISYLRRQIRYSIWWMALFFLVSLGAVFDFRFFPPISEKTRHLLGVSPPPALISIALVVYAFSALTLILGRMNTGPARYRGWSHIGYLSAFYLFYYYAGELRENFWPVFFAGLTILGLENYRVWSICSEAIRKEKEILALLEE comes from the coding sequence ATGGCGAGAACAGGGACAAAGTCATCACTTGGCTCCGGAAGGGGTGTGCCGAACCCGGACTTGCGCCGCAGGGAAATCCTTGATCGAATCAGCTACCTCCGGAGACAGATACGTTACAGTATATGGTGGATGGCCCTGTTTTTCCTGGTCAGCCTGGGGGCGGTGTTTGATTTCCGGTTTTTCCCCCCCATATCCGAAAAAACGCGGCATCTTCTGGGCGTTTCCCCTCCCCCCGCCCTCATCAGCATTGCGCTGGTCGTCTATGCTTTTTCCGCCCTTACCCTCATACTGGGCCGTATGAACACCGGTCCCGCTCGCTACCGTGGTTGGTCGCATATCGGGTACCTTTCGGCATTTTATCTGTTCTACTACTATGCCGGCGAGCTTCGGGAGAATTTCTGGCCGGTGTTCTTCGCCGGTCTGACGATTCTCGGCCTTGAGAACTATCGGGTCTGGTCCATCTGTAGTGAAGCCATAAGGAAGGAAAAGGAGATCCTCGCGCTATTGGAAGAGTGA
- a CDS encoding GAF domain-containing sensor histidine kinase translates to MTRQIPENIFLEMGELLNSNLDEASILRTFCNKILSLFDAERVSILAVDPQGKKLTLTAWAGRYPEDFGGISIPIGEGVAGWVAATGESLLVQDAAKDPRFPDPFPGRYRTRSFISVPLKSRGRLLGVLSVTDTSRNDGFSDENLSIIKPLALQVGMGMENLLLKDNIDSVDVGLSALISSIRSLNTDVIDMENGLIPTLIRGVESTLSPQFHIVLMGEMGSNRAWVGRSSKNGLSEVSVMDYSSGFRLYQSLSALPLSSPMPDHPHLRELGIEWDLVLEGKLNLVRNILPPRPNFFGISLGAILDMDLKTIGLLRDFQNIIIRFGGLVMEGIFDRSQIRKLDHLKTELISTVSHELRTPLTSIQGFSELVLRGDGIPDPQRRYLSIINNESQRLNRLINDFLDLARLESGQLNLVKEPMDPVQVVEGAARLLKPQAEAGKAFIRLNCQQNLPLLIADRDRIEQVLVNLVSNAIRHGGPEVHIDITVQKHDGNTVFEVKDDGPGIPEEEHDLIFTRFYRGILGRDDDEEADVDKGTGLGLALTKEIVEQHGGTISMESVPNERTLFRFSLPTRGLMRPQRGIVAWDPGDEGFSIDLAGRLSEGKTVGVLTIHVNPNIPNSEPEVEFSVERLEEIEELITSTLRNCGMDDDFIQSRPQAEFVVLTYASMVDKYAGCLLKAFTGRFGDLYELAIGASISEGMDEKKNGDLLKLSRQACLFVERDRGTGYLKNRRM, encoded by the coding sequence ATGACCAGACAAATCCCGGAAAACATTTTCCTCGAGATGGGTGAGCTGTTGAACTCGAACCTCGATGAGGCGAGTATTCTTCGAACCTTCTGCAACAAGATCCTGTCCCTGTTCGACGCCGAGAGGGTCTCCATCCTTGCGGTGGATCCGCAGGGTAAGAAACTGACCCTTACCGCATGGGCGGGCAGATACCCCGAGGATTTCGGCGGAATCAGTATACCCATCGGAGAGGGGGTTGCAGGTTGGGTTGCGGCAACGGGAGAAAGCTTGCTGGTCCAGGACGCCGCTAAGGACCCTCGGTTTCCTGACCCTTTCCCGGGTCGGTACAGGACCCGGTCCTTCATCAGCGTTCCTCTCAAGAGTCGCGGGAGACTCCTGGGCGTCCTTAGCGTCACGGACACGTCCCGGAATGACGGTTTTTCCGACGAGAACCTCAGCATTATCAAACCCCTCGCCCTGCAGGTTGGCATGGGGATGGAAAACCTTCTCTTAAAAGACAATATAGATTCTGTGGACGTAGGGTTATCCGCCCTCATATCATCTATTCGGAGCCTCAACACGGATGTCATCGACATGGAGAACGGGTTGATTCCGACCCTTATAAGAGGAGTTGAATCGACACTCAGCCCGCAATTTCACATCGTTCTTATGGGTGAGATGGGATCCAACCGGGCCTGGGTGGGACGTTCTTCAAAAAATGGCTTGTCCGAGGTATCGGTCATGGATTATTCCTCCGGCTTCAGGCTGTATCAATCTCTTTCGGCCCTGCCGCTTAGCTCCCCAATGCCGGACCATCCCCACCTCAGGGAACTTGGGATCGAGTGGGATCTGGTTCTGGAGGGAAAGTTGAATCTCGTCAGGAACATCCTTCCTCCCAGGCCCAACTTCTTTGGGATAAGCCTGGGGGCGATTCTCGACATGGATTTGAAAACCATCGGCCTCCTGCGCGATTTTCAGAACATCATTATCCGGTTCGGAGGCCTCGTTATGGAGGGGATCTTCGACAGGTCACAGATTCGAAAGCTGGACCACCTGAAAACCGAACTCATATCCACCGTCTCCCACGAACTCAGAACCCCGTTGACCTCCATCCAGGGTTTTTCGGAGTTGGTTCTTCGTGGTGACGGTATTCCCGATCCGCAGCGGCGGTATCTATCTATCATTAACAATGAAAGTCAAAGACTCAACCGCCTCATCAACGATTTTCTGGATCTGGCCCGTCTGGAATCGGGGCAGTTGAACCTCGTCAAGGAACCCATGGATCCGGTGCAGGTCGTGGAGGGCGCGGCCAGGCTGCTTAAACCTCAGGCGGAAGCGGGAAAAGCTTTCATACGCCTCAACTGCCAGCAGAATCTGCCCCTTCTCATCGCTGATCGGGACCGGATCGAACAGGTCCTTGTCAACCTCGTAAGCAACGCCATCCGGCATGGCGGCCCCGAAGTCCATATCGACATCACGGTTCAGAAACATGACGGCAATACGGTGTTCGAGGTAAAGGACGACGGGCCCGGCATTCCGGAGGAGGAGCACGACCTGATTTTCACCCGTTTCTACCGGGGGATTCTCGGTAGAGACGATGATGAGGAAGCCGACGTGGATAAGGGAACCGGGCTTGGCCTGGCCCTGACAAAGGAGATCGTTGAACAACACGGGGGAACGATCTCCATGGAAAGCGTTCCCAACGAGAGGACGCTTTTCCGGTTTTCCCTGCCTACAAGGGGACTCATGCGTCCTCAAAGGGGCATCGTCGCCTGGGATCCGGGAGACGAAGGCTTTTCCATTGATCTGGCAGGGAGACTCTCGGAAGGAAAGACGGTCGGGGTATTGACCATCCATGTTAATCCGAATATTCCAAACAGTGAACCTGAGGTAGAGTTTTCGGTGGAAAGGCTCGAGGAGATTGAGGAACTCATCACTTCAACCCTTCGGAACTGCGGCATGGATGATGATTTCATCCAGAGCAGACCACAGGCGGAATTCGTTGTCCTCACCTACGCCTCGATGGTGGATAAGTATGCGGGATGTCTTCTCAAGGCCTTCACCGGGCGTTTCGGTGATCTGTACGAGCTGGCCATCGGCGCATCCATTTCGGAGGGAATGGATGAGAAGAAGAACGGGGATCTCCTGAAGCTTTCCAGACAGGCGTGTCTTTTCGTCGAGAGAGACCGGGGGACCGGATATCTGAAAAACCGGAGGATGTAA
- a CDS encoding response regulator, whose translation MQLLLIADRDEETRKRIAGFFSGSEYRVIEADSVDVVLRDVLKREAKVVLLGSEFDGLSAREIIPLLKRCNRDLIIILVSNEESLPLIRRFRREGIFYHALKPVNGDDREELRQVVHCAFDNSTDRRLSKKVLPGNPNGETHQE comes from the coding sequence ATGCAGCTTCTTCTCATAGCTGATAGGGACGAGGAGACTCGCAAACGGATCGCCGGGTTTTTCAGCGGGAGCGAGTACAGGGTTATCGAGGCGGATTCCGTGGATGTCGTTCTTCGTGATGTCCTGAAAAGAGAGGCCAAGGTTGTCCTGTTGGGCAGTGAGTTCGACGGATTATCGGCAAGGGAAATTATCCCGCTTTTAAAGAGGTGCAACCGGGACTTGATCATCATCCTCGTATCAAATGAGGAGTCCCTGCCCCTCATCCGAAGGTTCCGTCGGGAGGGGATCTTCTACCATGCCTTAAAGCCCGTTAACGGCGATGACAGAGAGGAACTCAGACAGGTGGTCCACTGCGCGTTCGATAACTCAACGGACAGGAGGCTGTCCAAAAAGGTCCTACCGGGGAACCCGAACGGGGAGACGCACCAGGAGTAG
- a CDS encoding cytochrome c3 family protein → MKRRWRWALAGMIMALFFLTVPTFGAVGDPPVSVFIDSLSNLYYGVDFDHEMHMDIADDCSVCHHHVFGTGTEDPQCARCHSDSKGTSSVACGDCHVKAPFTAKHIKEMGADPDRYHIDMPGLKGAYHMKCLRCHVEEGAPSGCLDCHKRTDAGDRFYHSGKYAPAGGGVGGKDE, encoded by the coding sequence ATGAAAAGGAGATGGAGATGGGCACTGGCAGGGATGATCATGGCGCTGTTTTTTCTTACCGTTCCGACTTTCGGCGCTGTTGGTGACCCGCCCGTATCCGTGTTTATAGACTCCCTGTCCAATCTTTATTATGGGGTGGATTTTGACCACGAAATGCACATGGACATCGCGGACGACTGTTCCGTCTGCCATCATCACGTGTTCGGAACGGGCACTGAAGACCCACAATGCGCGAGATGCCATTCGGATAGTAAGGGGACATCCTCGGTGGCCTGCGGGGATTGCCACGTTAAGGCGCCGTTCACCGCAAAGCATATCAAGGAGATGGGGGCCGATCCGGATCGTTACCATATCGACATGCCGGGGCTCAAAGGCGCCTATCATATGAAATGCCTCCGCTGCCATGTTGAAGAGGGGGCGCCTTCAGGGTGTCTGGACTGTCACAAGAGGACTGATGCAGGCGATAGATTCTACCATTCCGGCAAGTATGCGCCGGCAGGCGGCGGGGTCGGGGGGAAGGATGAATAG
- a CDS encoding HAMP domain-containing protein — translation MFNNFASKAIVPVALSLTGFVIVCSLVLYSSIKGDLLRDAVRMEVSLADTVVSSTRYAMLKSNRESLNRIIDSIGSQKGVEHLRIFNKKGVIMFSSDPGELNKIVDKTTAGCIGCHSGPEPTARLGSMQQARRFVNGKNHNVLAITAPIYNDASCSAGDCHFHPPFQKILGTLDIGLSPDPLDDSLRALRWRMIIFCVMVLILSVGGVSALLRRNLLAPIGQLMEYVKKVSGGSLDDDFPKGIREVETLARTYLDMARGKYFAETELRKIREEDSMSGEEEDNPG, via the coding sequence ATGTTCAACAACTTTGCTTCCAAAGCCATCGTCCCGGTTGCGCTTTCCCTTACCGGCTTTGTCATCGTATGCAGTCTCGTTCTTTATTCCTCCATCAAAGGGGATCTTCTGAGGGACGCGGTCCGGATGGAGGTCAGCCTTGCCGATACGGTCGTCAGTTCAACCCGCTATGCCATGCTGAAGTCGAACCGGGAATCCCTTAACCGAATTATCGATAGCATTGGATCCCAAAAGGGAGTCGAGCACCTTCGCATCTTCAACAAAAAGGGGGTTATCATGTTTTCCTCGGACCCCGGGGAGTTGAACAAGATCGTAGACAAGACGACAGCCGGTTGTATTGGGTGTCACAGCGGTCCCGAGCCCACTGCACGTTTGGGTTCCATGCAGCAGGCGAGGCGCTTCGTCAATGGAAAGAACCACAATGTGCTGGCCATCACCGCCCCGATCTACAACGATGCAAGCTGTTCCGCGGGTGACTGTCATTTTCATCCCCCTTTCCAGAAAATTCTCGGAACCCTGGATATCGGTCTGTCGCCCGATCCTCTGGACGACAGCCTGCGTGCCCTGCGCTGGAGAATGATAATCTTCTGCGTAATGGTTCTCATATTATCGGTGGGCGGGGTCAGCGCCCTCCTCAGACGGAACCTCCTGGCGCCCATCGGCCAGTTGATGGAATATGTGAAAAAAGTTTCCGGGGGAAGTCTGGATGATGATTTTCCAAAAGGAATCAGGGAGGTCGAAACCCTTGCACGGACCTATCTTGACATGGCCAGGGGGAAATATTTTGCTGAAACGGAATTGAGAAAAATCAGGGAAGAGGATAGTATGTCAGGAGAAGAGGAGGATAATCCGGGTTAG
- a CDS encoding HAMP domain-containing protein, which produces MRLKLIVQISLITGIVLFFTSALFGYFNISTLKQAFFESTVIDLDHLSETILRTVFHQMLKNDRNEIQVTIREVGEQEGIEHVSLINREGRVAFSTRKAEIGIIPDRRKAPACMVCHNDGMSREDLSPMARSRMFRDSNGKKVLGLIKPIYNKKACWTGECHTHSKDTRLLGLLDITVSADPMLSKIRNYRNNTVVQIFFLILSISLCLTLLTQRLIIQPVHTLLEHTRAVGRGKWRFIESVPGDELGELAEAFNDMTRKLKKAREEREEWAATLETRVEERTRKIKEMQSVLIRSEKLASLGELVAGIAHELNNPLTGIMIHAPLIAEDPRLDDGLREDCRTVIHEAKRCSKIVKELLDFSRVSDPQKAMQSVNEAIDRTIALVEHHADFNDIDIIKEYDPDLPDTLMDASQIEQVIINMMVNASQAMPQGGRLTIRTGVNTSGDRIYIQIEDTGCGIPEENMEKLFDPFFSTKGHKGTGLGLSVSYGIIQSHGGEIEVNSKVGTGTILTITLPI; this is translated from the coding sequence GTGCGTCTGAAACTGATTGTTCAGATCTCGCTGATTACTGGAATCGTCCTTTTTTTCACCTCGGCCCTCTTCGGTTATTTCAATATATCCACCCTCAAGCAGGCCTTCTTCGAGAGCACCGTAATTGACCTCGACCATCTGAGCGAAACCATCCTTAGAACCGTATTTCATCAGATGCTGAAAAATGACAGGAATGAGATCCAGGTTACGATCAGGGAGGTTGGCGAACAGGAGGGGATTGAGCATGTCAGCCTTATCAACAGGGAAGGAAGGGTGGCCTTCTCCACCCGAAAGGCCGAAATCGGCATCATCCCCGACAGGAGAAAGGCTCCGGCCTGCATGGTTTGCCACAACGACGGAATGTCCCGGGAGGATCTCTCCCCCATGGCCCGAAGCAGAATGTTCCGTGACAGTAACGGGAAAAAAGTTCTCGGCCTGATCAAACCCATATATAACAAGAAGGCATGCTGGACGGGTGAATGCCATACCCACTCTAAAGATACGCGTCTTCTGGGCCTTCTGGACATTACTGTTTCCGCCGACCCCATGCTGTCAAAGATCCGCAATTATCGCAACAATACCGTCGTTCAGATCTTTTTTCTGATCCTCTCCATCTCCCTCTGCCTGACCCTGCTCACCCAGAGGCTGATCATCCAGCCGGTTCATACGCTGCTGGAACACACCCGGGCTGTCGGAAGGGGAAAATGGCGTTTCATCGAGTCGGTGCCGGGAGATGAATTGGGGGAGCTCGCAGAGGCGTTCAACGACATGACCCGCAAGCTGAAAAAGGCCCGGGAGGAACGGGAGGAGTGGGCAGCTACCCTGGAGACCCGCGTGGAGGAACGAACGCGCAAGATAAAGGAGATGCAGTCCGTCCTGATCCGCTCGGAAAAGCTCGCGTCCCTCGGAGAACTCGTCGCGGGGATCGCCCACGAGCTCAATAATCCCCTTACCGGAATCATGATCCACGCCCCTCTCATCGCCGAGGATCCACGGCTGGACGATGGTCTGAGAGAGGATTGCCGAACCGTCATCCACGAGGCAAAGCGCTGCTCCAAGATCGTCAAGGAGCTGCTGGACTTCTCCAGGGTCTCCGATCCGCAAAAGGCAATGCAGTCGGTCAACGAGGCCATTGACCGAACCATAGCCCTGGTTGAACACCATGCCGATTTCAACGACATCGATATCATCAAAGAGTATGATCCTGACCTTCCGGATACATTGATGGATGCTTCCCAGATTGAGCAGGTCATCATTAACATGATGGTTAACGCAAGCCAGGCCATGCCGCAGGGGGGAAGGCTGACCATCAGGACGGGGGTAAACACATCAGGTGACCGCATCTACATCCAGATCGAGGACACAGGCTGCGGCATTCCGGAAGAGAACATGGAAAAACTTTTCGACCCCTTTTTCAGCACCAAGGGGCACAAGGGCACCGGTCTGGGCCTTTCGGTTTCCTATGGAATCATCCAGTCCCATGGCGGTGAGATAGAGGTTAACAGCAAGGTAGGCACAGGGACAATTTTAACCATTACTCTACCCATATGA
- the hpt gene encoding hypoxanthine phosphoribosyltransferase gives MEALTNENLRLVLTAEQIEDRVREMAGQISRELDGEFPLFVGILKGAFIFLADLVRALDIPIEVDFAQISSYGDGTISSGRIKVVKDITTPVAGRHVIVVEDIIDTGRTLTHYLNELRARGPASLRVCALINKPGRREFTPDIDYVGFQMENGFLVGYGLDWGGRYRELPGVFEVKQQPEIQPCP, from the coding sequence ATGGAAGCTTTAACGAATGAGAACCTGAGGCTGGTTCTGACCGCGGAACAGATCGAAGACCGGGTCAGGGAAATGGCCGGTCAGATCAGCCGCGAACTTGATGGTGAATTCCCCCTGTTTGTGGGTATCCTTAAAGGGGCATTCATCTTCCTGGCCGACCTGGTGAGGGCCCTGGATATTCCCATCGAGGTGGATTTCGCACAGATCTCCAGCTATGGTGACGGGACCATCAGCTCGGGCAGAATCAAGGTCGTCAAGGATATTACCACTCCGGTGGCGGGTCGCCACGTGATCGTTGTGGAGGACATCATCGATACGGGCCGCACCCTGACCCATTATCTGAACGAGCTCCGGGCGCGTGGGCCGGCCTCCCTGAGGGTGTGTGCCCTCATCAATAAACCGGGACGCCGGGAATTTACCCCCGATATTGACTACGTCGGGTTTCAGATGGAAAATGGTTTTCTCGTCGGGTACGGTCTTGACTGGGGAGGTAGATACCGGGAACTTCCCGGTGTTTTTGAGGTTAAACAACAGCCGGAGATCCAGCCGTGTCCATAG
- the nrfD gene encoding polysulfide reductase NrfD — protein MNRLVEKGFRPINSLNDPDDGHVWSFRQKLLLGFSPREYFRQVLHNRLNWVIALIFAVGLPLILYRYVMGLGAVTHASNDYPWGLFLGFGLFVMVPLSASGFLLGTAVELFGQSKFKPILHLALLNGLMGYSFAVVYLLMDLGRPWRLYYPMFVSWGTAAVLFLVGWHVAIYLSVQIMEVSESFFEWINWPNAKRFIKSGTIGLTVAGIILSTLHQGALGALFTYAPGKVHPLWYSQEFLWIFFLCSSVFAGLCMVIAVSTIVEKTMAWRCSRDFLENLEPITIGLAKGASMALVTYFVIKLIGIAHDNEWAYLATGWGAWFMLEMFLGVVLPIILFSIAIRKNSVGLVRFTAFLTVFGVAMNRLDTALISFNWNLYQEIPHPFELIISVTLFTLFVVVYRFILYRLPILYSWKTAPSAAYGTAAEEKLGPDLAPAPAYRSSSGPPRG, from the coding sequence ATGAACCGTCTTGTGGAAAAAGGCTTTAGGCCGATCAACTCTCTGAACGATCCGGATGATGGTCATGTGTGGAGCTTCCGGCAGAAACTGCTGCTGGGGTTCTCTCCCAGGGAGTATTTCCGGCAGGTTCTGCACAACCGTCTCAATTGGGTAATAGCCCTGATCTTCGCCGTGGGCCTGCCTCTTATCCTGTACAGGTATGTGATGGGGCTTGGCGCTGTTACCCACGCTTCCAACGATTATCCATGGGGCCTTTTCCTGGGTTTTGGGCTTTTCGTAATGGTCCCGCTTTCCGCCTCCGGGTTTCTGCTCGGTACCGCGGTGGAACTGTTCGGTCAAAGCAAGTTCAAACCCATATTGCATCTGGCGCTTCTCAACGGGTTGATGGGGTATTCCTTCGCGGTTGTTTACCTCCTGATGGACCTCGGGCGCCCGTGGCGGCTCTACTATCCCATGTTTGTTTCCTGGGGTACGGCGGCTGTCCTCTTTCTGGTCGGGTGGCATGTCGCGATCTATCTGTCGGTGCAGATCATGGAAGTTTCCGAGTCGTTTTTTGAATGGATCAACTGGCCCAACGCGAAGAGATTTATCAAAAGTGGAACCATCGGGCTGACCGTGGCCGGGATCATTCTGTCTACTCTCCACCAGGGGGCCTTGGGAGCCCTCTTTACCTACGCGCCGGGTAAGGTGCACCCTCTTTGGTATTCACAGGAGTTTCTCTGGATATTTTTCCTCTGTTCTTCGGTCTTCGCGGGCCTTTGTATGGTCATTGCGGTGAGTACCATTGTGGAAAAGACCATGGCCTGGCGATGCAGCAGGGATTTTCTGGAGAATCTCGAACCCATCACCATCGGCCTGGCCAAAGGCGCCTCCATGGCCCTGGTAACCTACTTCGTTATCAAGCTTATCGGGATTGCCCATGACAACGAGTGGGCCTATCTGGCCACCGGGTGGGGTGCATGGTTCATGCTGGAGATGTTCCTGGGAGTTGTGCTTCCCATCATCCTTTTCTCCATCGCCATCAGGAAAAACAGCGTAGGCCTGGTCAGGTTTACAGCTTTTCTCACCGTTTTTGGTGTGGCGATGAACCGGCTGGATACCGCCCTGATCAGTTTCAACTGGAACCTCTATCAGGAAATTCCCCACCCGTTCGAACTGATCATATCCGTAACACTGTTTACCCTGTTCGTAGTGGTCTATCGTTTTATCCTCTACCGGCTCCCAATCCTGTATTCGTGGAAGACAGCACCGTCTGCGGCGTATGGGACGGCGGCGGAAGAGAAACTCGGGCCTGACCTGGCCCCGGCGCCGGCTTACAGGAGTAGTTCAGGACCACCTCGGGGTTGA